The Acropora palmata chromosome 10, jaAcrPala1.3, whole genome shotgun sequence genome contains a region encoding:
- the LOC141894784 gene encoding replication factor C subunit 5-like, producing the protein MVVSEQDQKQRNLPWVEKYRPNSLEDLISHKDIITTIKRFVAEDRLPHLLFYGPPGTGKTSTILALAKQIYAPREFNSMVLELNASDDRGIGIVRGAVLSFASTRTIFKSGFKLVILDEADAMTQDAQNALRRVMEKFTENTRFCLICNYLTKIIPALQSRCTRFRFGPLENEQMTSRLQHVISAEGVQVSEDGIKSLVRLASGDMRKALNILQSTAMAFETVNEENVYTCTGQPLRSDIANMVEWMLNEDFNTVYNNIMKLKTLKGLALHDILTQVHLYVHRVNFPQAIRIHLLEKMADVEYRLAAGTSEKIQLSSLIAAFQVARDMVTPDS; encoded by the exons atggttGTTTCGGAGCAGGACCAAAAGCAGCGTAATCTTCCATG GGTTGAAAAGTATCGACCTAACAGTTTGGAAGACTTGATCTCTCACAAGGATATAATCACAACAA TCAAGAGGTTTGTGGCTGAAGATCGATTGCCTCATCTGTTGTTCTATGGCCCACCTGGAACCGGTAAAACCTCAACCATTCTGGCACTTGCCAAACAGATCTACGCTCCACGGGAATTCAACTCCATGGTTCTTGAG TTGAATGCATCAGATGATCGAGGTATCGGTATCGTGCGGGGAGCTGTCCTAAGCTTTGCAAGTACAAGGACAATTTTCAA ATCTGGTTTTAAGCTTGTGATATTAGATGAAGCAGATGCTATGACACAAGATGCTCAGAATGCGTTGCGTAGAG TGATGGAAAAATTTACAGAGAACACACGATTCTGTTTGATTTGCAACTATCTCACAAAGATCATCCCAGCTCTTCAGTCACGCTGCACCCGATTTAGGTTTGGACCACTGGAAAACGAGCAGATGACATCCAGACTACAACATGTTATCAGTGCTGAGGG GGTGCAAGTTTCTGAGGATGGAATAAAAAGCTTGGTGAGACTGGCAAGTGGTGACATGCGAAAAGCTCTCAATATTCTGCAG aGTACAGCCATGGCATTTGAGACAGTTAATGAGGAAAACGTCTACACATGCACTGGCCAGCCACTTCGATCTGACATCGCAAACATGGTGGAGTGGATGCTGAACGAGGATTTTAACACTGTGTACAACA ACATCATGAAACTCAAGACTTTGAAAGGTCTGGCACTGCATGATATTCTAACTCAAGTTCATTTGTACGTCCACAGAG TAAACTTTCCACAAGCGATCCGAATTCATCTGTTGGAaaagatggcggatgttga GTACCGGCTGGCAGCGGGAACATCGGAGAAAATCCAACTGAGTTCTCTTATAGCGGCTTTTCAAGTAGCAAGAGATATGGTTACACCTGATTCATAA